From the Euphorbia lathyris chromosome 6, ddEupLath1.1, whole genome shotgun sequence genome, one window contains:
- the LOC136232227 gene encoding MND1-interacting protein 1-like produces MGCTMREKHLRTNRRSRSAKTEFDPCCYASSISKSLLEPGLKPLAYHLGLNDPTHTNPIPNSNDDNGWGYCTEEQLEEILLKNLEFLYKEAISKLVSLGYDEDTSLKAILRNGHCYGGMDVLTNILHNSLAYLNSNCGSSCSSSNGNLDESEPVFTDLRQLEEYSLAGMVCLLQQVRPHLSKGDAMWCLLMSDLHVGRASTIEIPIANSSANGNTSVQSNVETVTSNCVDNGVGVVAPALCRFHGGWGFGNGVGSDFAVNGFFSYSAEMTLQKDIDCPKRFNLSPCMKSLLKRNVAMFAAGFRANSKQMQPQSQPQPLSCIGVASGGDMIPAATGCELPVEKGGEPQKLKTQDGVSSMTSKPEDGISSVLSKKFSDLNLDENLELVGEDKKDEMIVTLLHQIKDLEKKLKERKEWAHQKAMQAARKLSSDLTELKLLRMEREETQRLKKGKQTLEDSTMKMLSEMENALRKASGQVDRANAAVRRLENENAEIRAEMEASKLSASESVTTCLEVAKREKKCLKKLLAWEKQKAKLQDEIADEKEKIKELRRCLAMVEQAQKEAEGKWRQGVKAKEQALLEVEEERRNKDAAEVSNKRKHEALRLKIEIDFQRHKDDLQRLEQELSRLKSSAEMDLNQQLNSGPVGKAEKTKPQGETIAKLLHELDKLEVSSDRDCIICMKDEVSVVFLPCRHQVMCSSCSDNYGKKGKVTCPCCRVPVEQRIRLFGASS; encoded by the exons ATGGGCTGCACGATGAGAGAAAAGCATCTCCGCACTAATCGAAGGTCACGATCAGCCAAGACCGAATTCGATCCTTGCTGTTACGCTTCATCCATTTCCAAATCCTTACTCGAACCGGGTCTCAAACCCCTGGCTTACCATTTGGGCCTCAACGATCCAACCCACACCAATCCGATCCCTAACTCTAATGATGATAATGGCTGGGGTTATTGCACCGAAGAACAATTAGAAGAAATCTTGTTAAAAAACCTTGAATTCTTGTATAAAGAAGCCATTTCTAAGCTTGTTTCCTTGGGCTATGATGAGGATACTTCTTTAAAAGCGATCTTGCGCAATGGTCATTGCTATGGTGGTATGGATGTTTTAACTAATATTTTGCATAACTCCTTGGCTTATTTGAATAGCAATTGTGGGAGTAGTTGTAGTAGTAGTAATGGAAATTTAGATGAATCTGAGCCTGTTTTTACTGATTTGAGGCAGTTGGAGGAGTATTCTCTTGCTGGTATGGTTTGTTTGTTGCAGCAAGTTAGACCACATTTGAGTAAAGGTGATGCAATGTGGTGTTTGTTGATGAGTGATCTTCATGTTGGTAGAGCAAGTACCATTGAAATTCCTATTGCTAATTCATCTGCTAATGGAAATACTTCAGTGCAGAGCAATGTAGAGACAGTTACTAGCAATTGTGTTGACAATGGGGTTGGTGTGGTGGCTCCAGCTCTATGCAGGTTTCATGGAGGCTGGGGGTTTGGGAATGGGGTGGGATCAGATTTTGCAGTTAATGGGTTTTTCTCATATAGTGCAGAAATGACTTTGCAGAAGGATATTGATTGTCCTAAGAGATTTAACCTTTCACCGTGCATGAAGTCTTTGTTGAAGAGGAATGTCGCTATGTTTGCTGCTGGGTTTAGGGCTAATTCAAAACAGATGCAGCCACAGTCTCAGCCACAACCTTTGTCATGTATTGGTGTTGCATCTGGTGGGGATATGATCCCAGCTGCAACTGGGTGCGAGCTTCCAGTTGAAAAGGGTGGGGAGCCTCAGAAATTAAAGACCCAAGATGGGGTTAGTTCTATGACGAGTAAGCCTGAGGATGGGATCAGTTCTGTGTTGAGTAAGAAGTTCAGTGATTTGAATCTTGACGAGAATTTGGAGCTTGTTGGAGAAGATAAAAAGGATGAGATGATAGTGACTCTGCTTCATCAGATTAAGGATTTGGAGAAgaaactaaaggaaagaaaGGAGTGGGCACATCAGAAGGCAATGCAAGCTGCAAGAAAGCTTAGTAGTGACTTAACTGAGCTTAAGCTGTTGAGAATGGAGAGAGAAGAGACACAAAGACTGAAGAAAGGGAAGCAGACTCTTGAGGATTCAACAATGAAGATGCTGTCAGAGATGGAGAATGCTCTGAGGAAGGCAAGTGGTCAAGTGGACAGGGCAAATGCAGCTGTGAGACGTCTTGAGAATGAGAATGCTGAAATCAGAGCAGAGATGGAGGCTTCTAAGTTGAGTGCATCAGAGTCGGTGACAACATGTTTGGAGGTtgcaaaaagagaaaagaagtgCCTGAAGAAACTTTTGGCTTGGGAAAAACAGAAAGCTAAGTTGCAGGATGAGATTGCAGATGAGAAAGAGAAGATCAAGGAGTTGCGAAGGTGTTTGGCTATGGTTGAGCAGGCTCAGAAGGAAGCTGAG GGAAAGTGGAGGCAGGGAGTGAAGGCAAAGGAGCAGGCTCTTTTGGAGGTAGAGGAAGAGAGACGTAACAAGGATGCAGCTGAGGTTAGTAATAAAAGGAAACATGAGGCATTGCGGCTGAAAATAGAGATAGACTTCCAGCGGCACAAGGATGATCTCCAGAGACTGGAGCAGGAGCTTTCACGTCTGAAATCATCAGCTGAGATGGACCTAAACCAGCAGTTGAATAGTGGGCCCGTAGGAAAGGCTGAAAAGACAAAACCCCAAGGAGAAACAATTGCTAAGctgcttcatgaattggataAACTGGAGGTATCATCTGATAGAGATTGCATAATTTGTATGAAGGACGAAGTGTCGGTTGTTTTTCTTCCATGCAGACACCAAGTTATGTGTTCGAGTTGCAGCGACAATTATGGGAAGAAGGGGAAAGTTACATGCCCTTGCTGTCGGGTTCCAGTTGAACAGAGAATTCGTCTTTTTGGTGCAAGTTCATAG
- the LOC136233572 gene encoding uncharacterized protein isoform X1 has protein sequence MYQHRRPTFQLPPIHIRFPPSFKWTSTFMSATTIKTGESNPIQSRSYPNSLTVQDILTPKIRKGNLSEFILIIEVKADWNFIVLSKLADISMKEHYHKLLKEILGIISDVMEEVIMELQNFLTGKGDMAL, from the exons ATGTACCAGCATCGCCGCCCCACTTTCCAATTACCGCCTATCCACATCCGGTTTCCACCGTCATTCAAATGGACATCCACCTTTATGTCTGCGACAACTATT AAAACTGGGGAATCAAATCCAATTCAATCAAGGAGTTATCCCAACTCATTAACAGTTCAAGACATCCTTACTCCAAAGATTAGAAAGG GTAATTTGAGCGAATTCATCCTTATCATAGAGGTAAAAGCTGATTGGAACTTTATTGTCTTGAGTAAACTTGCAGACATCTCAATGAAGGAACATTATCATAAGCTTTTAAAAGAGATCTTGGGGATCATCTCTGATGTAATGGAGGAAGTCATCATGGAGCTTCAAAACTT TTTGACAGGAAAAGGCGATATGGCCCTTTAG
- the LOC136233572 gene encoding uncharacterized protein isoform X4, producing the protein MYQHRRPTFQLPPIHIRFPPSFKWTSTFMSATTIKTGESNPIQSRSYPNSLTVQDILTPKIRKDISMKEHYHKLLKEILGIISDVMEEVIMELQNFLTGKGDMAL; encoded by the exons ATGTACCAGCATCGCCGCCCCACTTTCCAATTACCGCCTATCCACATCCGGTTTCCACCGTCATTCAAATGGACATCCACCTTTATGTCTGCGACAACTATT AAAACTGGGGAATCAAATCCAATTCAATCAAGGAGTTATCCCAACTCATTAACAGTTCAAGACATCCTTACTCCAAAGATTAGAAAGG ACATCTCAATGAAGGAACATTATCATAAGCTTTTAAAAGAGATCTTGGGGATCATCTCTGATGTAATGGAGGAAGTCATCATGGAGCTTCAAAACTT TTTGACAGGAAAAGGCGATATGGCCCTTTAG
- the LOC136233572 gene encoding uncharacterized protein isoform X2, translating into MDIHLYVCDNYLLLKQKTGESNPIQSRSYPNSLTVQDILTPKIRKGNLSEFILIIEVKADWNFIVLSKLADISMKEHYHKLLKEILGIISDVMEEVIMELQNFLTGKGDMAL; encoded by the exons ATGGACATCCACCTTTATGTCTGCGACAACTATT TGTTATTGAAACAGAAAACTGGGGAATCAAATCCAATTCAATCAAGGAGTTATCCCAACTCATTAACAGTTCAAGACATCCTTACTCCAAAGATTAGAAAGG GTAATTTGAGCGAATTCATCCTTATCATAGAGGTAAAAGCTGATTGGAACTTTATTGTCTTGAGTAAACTTGCAGACATCTCAATGAAGGAACATTATCATAAGCTTTTAAAAGAGATCTTGGGGATCATCTCTGATGTAATGGAGGAAGTCATCATGGAGCTTCAAAACTT TTTGACAGGAAAAGGCGATATGGCCCTTTAG
- the LOC136233572 gene encoding uncharacterized protein isoform X3 codes for MEVFISHYMKTGESNPIQSRSYPNSLTVQDILTPKIRKGNLSEFILIIEVKADWNFIVLSKLADISMKEHYHKLLKEILGIISDVMEEVIMELQNFLTGKGDMAL; via the exons ATGGAAGTATTTATCTCACATTACATG AAAACTGGGGAATCAAATCCAATTCAATCAAGGAGTTATCCCAACTCATTAACAGTTCAAGACATCCTTACTCCAAAGATTAGAAAGG GTAATTTGAGCGAATTCATCCTTATCATAGAGGTAAAAGCTGATTGGAACTTTATTGTCTTGAGTAAACTTGCAGACATCTCAATGAAGGAACATTATCATAAGCTTTTAAAAGAGATCTTGGGGATCATCTCTGATGTAATGGAGGAAGTCATCATGGAGCTTCAAAACTT TTTGACAGGAAAAGGCGATATGGCCCTTTAG